Part of the Streptomyces sp. HSG2 genome, GCTGCGTGGTTCAGGTGAGCATGCGCTGGCCGGTGGCGGTCCACAGGTCGGTGAAGTCGTCACACCAGCGCCAGCGTTCGGGCAGGTGGAGGGTGAGGCGGCGGGCTCCGGTGGCGATCCGGGCGGGGATGTTGATGAGGTGGCGGCGGATGGTGCCGGTCCTCGCCTTGGCGTGGAAGGCGGAGGCGAGGTGGCCGCTCGCACGGGTGAGGTTGTAGGCGGTGGCGGCCAGGGTCAACCAGGCGGCGTTCGCGGTGAACTTCCCCGAGGGCAGGTGGGCGAGGGCGGAGTCTTCCAGGTCGGCGAAGACCTGCTCGATGACGGCGTGTTCGCGGTGCATCGGCTCGGCCTGAGCGAGGACGAAGGGGCTGTCGGTGAAGATCACATGGTGGCGCCAGACCCCGAACAGTTCGGCCTGGCCGGCGGGCACGCCGGTGGGGTTCAGCCGCTTCACGCGGCGCACGATGAGCCGTGCGGTGGTGTGGAACGCCTTCTTCTTGCTGGTGAACGCGGTGAAGGGGATCTCGGTGATCTCGGCGTCGGAGATCCAGCGTTCCTCCTCGGCGTCCCAGACGGCGCTGGCGTACTTGATCGGCGTCCAAGCGTCCTCGGGGATGCCCGCGATGGCCTCGCGGATGGTCTTCTTGACCGCGACGGCCAGAGAGAACGCGGCGCCGGCCTTGCGGCACACATCGACGACCTTGTGGGAGAAGTACGCCGAGTCCGCGCGGACGACGACTTGGGCGGTGATGCCCATGGCCCGGACCGTGGCCAGTGCCTCGCGCAGCAGACTCGCCGCGCCCTTGCCGGAGCCTGCCGAACCCTTGCGCAGCCTGGTGGCCACGATCACGGGGGCGCAGGTGGACGTCTTCACGGTGACGATCTGGAAGTGCAGCCCGCGCTGCTTGGTGTAGCCGAAGGAGGCGCCCTGCTTGGCAGGGCCGTAGACCTGCTTGACCTTGGAGTCGATGTCCACGAACACCACCTCGTCCCGCTTCGGGATGAGGCCGGTGTGCGCGGCCAGGCGGCAGGTGAACGCCCGTGCAGCGGACTCCAGTTGGCGCACATGCCCCCAGGTGAAGGCACGCAGGAAACTGCCCAGCGTGGAGGGCGCCCGCACCCCGCCGAACAGGCGCGGCAGCCCGCCGTGACGCAGTATGTCCAGGTCGTCGATGCTGTCCGCCCCGGCGACCATGCCGCCCACGATCGACATCGCTTTCGCGTCGGCGGCCGTACCGGCCCCGTTCTTCGCAGTGGTCAGGTGGACCTTCTCGGCCACCAGAGCGGGCAGACCGCACCGCTCGGCCAGCCGGAACGTCGGGACCAGCCCGGCGTGCGCGATCAGGTCAGGGTCGTCGAACGCGGCGAAGAGCTCCGCGGGCCTGTGGGAGACTTTCACTTACGAGGTGCCTTGCTTCGTGGGACTGGTGTGGGCGTAGGAACTCCCATCGTCCCAGGTCAGCAGGCACCTCTTCTCTTTTCATCGCCCGCAGGCCGAGTATCACGCGGTGGATCCAGGCTCAGAGAAGACGAAGACAGTGAAGGCTACGAACCACAGCGAGCCGGCGAGCAACCGTGTGGCCCAGTACCAGGCGGGAAACGCAGTACCGGGATCCAATGAACGACGGAATCCGGCAGGAGCTACCAGCGGATCATCGCGATCCCGTACCACACGCAGTGGGATGCCTGCGGTTTCCAGGAGGCTCGCCACGCCGCTTCGACCGAGCAGTTGTTCACCATGGATCCACCGCCTGGGGAGCAGCGGTGCTTCGGGCAGCCAATTCCGCACCTCGATCCGCGCAACGAGGCACCCCTCGTGGTTCTGCAGTTGCAGTTCGCCCCATGAACCAGTAACGAGAGGGCCCATCCGTGCCTGATTCGCGCCCGCCACATCGATGAAGACAGCGCGCGTGATCCCGCAGCCACCGATCTCATAGCGCACAGTACGTTTGCGAGTCCGCAGGACCAAGTCGCCTCCTTCCACGAAGAGCCGTGACAGATGGCATAGTTCCAGCCCCGGACCGCGTGACGCGGCAGGCCGGAGAGCCGGCTCAGGAGTCACTTGGGCCCCCGTTGAAGAGTTCGGTCACCGCACCGTAGGCACCTTCCGCCCCTGCTGCTACCCCAGCAGAAGTGGCTCCTACCCAGACGTTTACCTGACCACCAAAGTTTTCGACTGCGCGAGCGACCGAAGACTGTCCACTCGCGGCAGGTGCCATCCCATCGATGTTGGCGGCGGCTCTGGCCAGCGCAGGATCCAAGGTCCCGGCTGAGGTCGGCGGCACAATATCTGCGACGGCGTCCTGCCACCGACTTCTTGAAAGCGCGTTGCCGACCGATCTCGTCGCATCGAACGCATCCCGGGCGACGGCCACGGGACTGAAGCCCTCCCTGATATTGCTCCAGTTCGGAAAAGGGCCCTTCGGAGCGTTCGCAAGTGCATGCGCGGCCTCTCTGCCCCGAAGCATTCCCTGAGTACCTCTATTCGCCAGGTTCCAGGCAGCATTCGGCTTACGGCCGCTCGCCATCGCTTGCCGGAAGAGGTTGCTCCGGGCGAGCGCCATGCTTCCTGCCGCTGCGGCTTGTGCACCGAGAACAGCAGCCCGGCCGATTCCGAAAGTGGCTACCCCCACAGCGTCCAAGGCGACCGACTTCCAACTCCCCGCGCCTCCCAAGACGAGCACGAGGTCCGTGGCGAGTGCGACAACACTCGCCACCAGAGCGACAATCGTGGCGAGTGCGGCGAGGGCTTGGCCTATGACGGGGATCCAGCCCAGCGCCAGGGCGGCTACCCCCGCCCACAGCGCAATACGCCCCGCCCAGGCAGAGACCTGACCGAGCCAATCGGCATTTTCCTGAACCCAGTCTTCGAACTTGTCCGTCCATCCATCTTTCAGTCCATCATCGTGATGAACGTCATTTATGGCGTCTGCGGCACGTCGAGCCGCTACATCGCGAACTTCTTTGGCTTCTCTTAGGCTTTGATTGGCGCGTGACAGTGCGAGCAGAGCCTGGCGCTCTCTTTCTTGCTCCCTTTTCAGCAGACCATCAGAATCTCCGTCCATGCCCTCGCGCTGGACATCGATCGATTTTCGGGCAGAGGTTAAACTTTCTTGAGCGGCCTCGGCATCACGAAGTGCCGCATCGGCCAACTGTTGCGCCCGATTCAACTCGGAGGCGTATTCATTGCTGGCCATTCCATCTGTGAGACGAGTACCCAGAGCACTCGCCGCCTCATCGTATCGCCTGAGCGCCCTTCGAAGCTTGTCCCCTGCGCCCGATGCGGCTTCACGGAATTCGGTAGCCGCCTCACCCTTCCACCCCTCGACGGACGACAGTTGATCGATCTCGCGGGCCTGCCTCCCAATGGCATCTGCGGTCTGCCGCAGTCGTCGCCCCAATTGGGCCACGGCTCCGGATCGCCAGGTACCGGATCAGAGGGCTCATCCAGAACAGCCCAGCGGTGCCCAGCAGGTCGCGCTGTCATGAAGAATTCCCTTCGTCCGAGCGACGCAACGCATCGACCAAGGCCCGGTC contains:
- a CDS encoding IS1380 family transposase, translated to MKVSHRPAELFAAFDDPDLIAHAGLVPTFRLAERCGLPALVAEKVHLTTAKNGAGTAADAKAMSIVGGMVAGADSIDDLDILRHGGLPRLFGGVRAPSTLGSFLRAFTWGHVRQLESAARAFTCRLAAHTGLIPKRDEVVFVDIDSKVKQVYGPAKQGASFGYTKQRGLHFQIVTVKTSTCAPVIVATRLRKGSAGSGKGAASLLREALATVRAMGITAQVVVRADSAYFSHKVVDVCRKAGAAFSLAVAVKKTIREAIAGIPEDAWTPIKYASAVWDAEEERWISDAEITEIPFTAFTSKKKAFHTTARLIVRRVKRLNPTGVPAGQAELFGVWRHHVIFTDSPFVLAQAEPMHREHAVIEQVFADLEDSALAHLPSGKFTANAAWLTLAATAYNLTRASGHLASAFHAKARTGTIRRHLINIPARIATGARRLTLHLPERWRWCDDFTDLWTATGQRMLT